DNA from Verrucomicrobiota bacterium:
GATGGCAGCAACCAGACATCCTTTCGCATCGTAAGGTGTCGAAGGCGCGACGACTTTCAATCCCGGCACGTGCATGAAGAAGGAGTGAAATGCTTGCGAATGTTGTGCGCCTTGCCCCCAACTGCGACCGATGATCGCGCGCACCACCAGCGGCACAGAAACTTGTCCACCAAACATGTAAGAACTCTTCGCAGCGATATTGACCAACTGGTTCATGGCCAGCATCAAAAAATCCATGCGAATGTGAACATGCACCGGACGCAAACCAGCGAGCGCCATGCCGATGGCGGCGCCGGTCAGAGCGTCTTCGGCGAGCGGCGTGCCGAAAACCCGTTCCGCCCCATACTTTTGCAGCAGCCCGCGCGTCGTGCCCAAAATCGCCTTTGGATCATCCACGTCCAAACCAAACACAGTCACGGAAGGATCGCGACCCATTTCCTGATCCAACGCTTCACGCACGGCGTCCACAAAACCAATCTCCCGCTCTGTCGGCGGCGGTGCGCCGACGGGGTGCTTTGGCTTAGATGACGAAACAACGGCTGGCCCAGATTCCTTGAACACACTCGTATAAAGCTCCTCGGCATCAGGGAATGGGCTCGTTTCGGCGAATTGAATTGCTTCCTGAAGTTCCTTCTCAACCTCAGCTTCGATCTGCAACCGGCGGCTCGCGGGCACTTTCTCGCCAACGGTTTTGAGCGCGTCGTTGTCTTTCCAAACTTGGGCTTCCTTCGCGGTGCGATAGCCGAGATCAAAATCGTCGTTCGGGCCGACGTGTTCTTTCCAGCGATACGTCATGCACTCGAAGAAGACTGGTCCACTGTGGCCGCTACGCATGGAGGTGGCCACGGCGTTCGTCCGCTCAAAAATTTGGGCGGTATCGTTGCCTTCGATCCGCTCCGCCGGAACGCCGTGACCACGCACCATGTTGCCAATCTCCGCCCAATGTTGGCGCTGCCTTTGGTGCGAGTGAATGGCGTACAAATTATTTTCGCAAACAAAAATAAGCGGCAACTTCTTGAGGGCCGCAAAGTTCAGACTCTCGTGAAACGCACCTTCCTCCGTCGCGCCATCGCCCATGAAGCTCACCGCGATGGTCTTTTCGCCGCGTTGCTTTATGGCATAAGCGTAGCCGACGGCTTGCGAAATGGTTGTGGCGACGACAGCGGATGTGCCCATCATGCCTTGCGCGACGTTCGCTAGGTGCATCGAGCCACCCTTGCCTTTGGCGCAGCCCGTGGCCTTGCCGTAAAGCTCGGCGAAAAATCCCTTTAGGTCACTTGTCTTGGCGAGGTAAAGCGCGTGGCTCCGGTATGTGCCGAAAACCACGTCGCCCTTCTGTAACGCCTCGCAAACGCCGACGGAGACCGCTTCCTGCCCGATGGATAGATGCACCGGACTTTTTATTTTATCCGTGGGATAGATGCGGACAACTTCCTCTTCCGCACGACGGACAAGATAAAGCGAGCGATAAATGTTTTCTGAGTTCATGGCATCAAGCTGTGGCGCCGGCTTCCTTGGCGACTTCGCGCCGCCAATGGTCGAGTAGGAAGCTGACGCTTTCCTTGAATGAATATTTGGGTTTCCAGCCAGTGATCGTTTCAAATTTTTCAGTGGAAGGGATTTGCAAAGTCACGTCAGCGGGTCGGAGTAACGCAGGGTCAACGCGGGACGGAATGGGCGTTTTGGCAAGCGACTTAAGTAG
Protein-coding regions in this window:
- a CDS encoding dehydrogenase, producing MNSENIYRSLYLVRRAEEEVVRIYPTDKIKSPVHLSIGQEAVSVGVCEALQKGDVVFGTYRSHALYLAKTSDLKGFFAELYGKATGCAKGKGGSMHLANVAQGMMGTSAVVATTISQAVGYAYAIKQRGEKTIAVSFMGDGATEEGAFHESLNFAALKKLPLIFVCENNLYAIHSHQRQRQHWAEIGNMVRGHGVPAERIEGNDTAQIFERTNAVATSMRSGHSGPVFFECMTYRWKEHVGPNDDFDLGYRTAKEAQVWKDNDALKTVGEKVPASRRLQIEAEVEKELQEAIQFAETSPFPDAEELYTSVFKESGPAVVSSSKPKHPVGAPPPTEREIGFVDAVREALDQEMGRDPSVTVFGLDVDDPKAILGTTRGLLQKYGAERVFGTPLAEDALTGAAIGMALAGLRPVHVHIRMDFLMLAMNQLVNIAAKSSYMFGGQVSVPLVVRAIIGRSWGQGAQHSQAFHSFFMHVPGLKVVAPSTPYDAKGCLVAAIRDENPVIYVEHRLVHHQRGPVPESVYEVLPGKARITAAGDDVTLVGISYMQIECLRAQRYLETVGIHAEVIDPIWLSPLDTETVFESVRKTKRLVIVDNGWTTCGASAEIAARVAQHFEGDLDIRIRRLGFAPVTCPTTPTLEAHFYPNPRNIASVAYNLVRGNQTDWLPEERPELQAIEFKGPF